The DNA window GAAATGTAATTTACTGTTTCTGATagagttttttttgtttgaataatGCTTCCGATGATGAAGTTAAACATGCTAAAGTTTAACGGATTACTTTAAATTgacattttcttttttatttggaCTTTCATCTAACTGATCTTCAAATTTTGAGTTCTTCTTTGCCTTGTTTATTAAGTGCTTCTCCTATCTGCTTGGGTATAACAGATTTTATCATTCCCAAAACACATCTCATCATACAATCAAATGGAAGTTTTGAAATTACCTTAACGTGTTTCTTTTTCTGTAACAGGAATTTCCAATTTGTCACCTTACTCCATGACTCTAGTGAGCGGATTTCTCGCTGTCATTTCTGTTAACATAGTCATTGCGTTTTACATATATTTGGCAATGAGAGAACCTGCTGATAAACATGAACCTGATCCTAAATTTCTTGCCGAAGCCAAAGCTAGT is part of the Vicia villosa cultivar HV-30 ecotype Madison, WI linkage group LG2, Vvil1.0, whole genome shotgun sequence genome and encodes:
- the LOC131647384 gene encoding uncharacterized protein LOC131647384, whose product is MSVVQKFFIASLFMWSIPIAILYAFNHNLLPGISNLSPYSMTLVSGFLAVISVNIVIAFYIYLAMREPADKHEPDPKFLAEAKASINQSTGDAQQSFQPLKKQQ